DNA from Hippocampus zosterae strain Florida chromosome 18, ASM2543408v3, whole genome shotgun sequence:
ggtaatccagtggttagcgtgttgacctcacagtgcagaggtaccaggttcaattccagctccggcctgcctgtgtggagtttgcatgttctcccctcctcccacattccaaagacatgcatggcaggctgtttgaacactctaaattgtccctaggtgggaatgtgagcgtggattgttgtttgtctgcgtgtgccctgcgattggctggcaaccggttcagggagtcccccgcctagtgcccgaagatggctgggataggctccagcatcccccgtgacccttgtgagtataaaatggatcagaaaatggatggatggatggatgtcctataaagtgctttgttatggTATACagctgctgtaaaaaaaaaaaaaaaatacacgctaCATAAATCAAGAGGTAATGGTATTGGATTGGATGAGTGTGACGTGCACGTGCAAATTAAAGAATACAACCCGGAGCGCCGAGTTTGATTATCAAGCTACAAAGAGTCAGGAAGATGTTTTTCCTGCCAACACCCAGAATTGGGTCAATCACAATCACGAGTATCAACAGGTCTGATACCATAAgagaaattattttgtttgtgaaaCACATGAAGGCTTTCACATCATGAACCAAAATAGTCAGAGACCGGGAAACGATTTATCAATCTCTGAATCTAGCATATATTGATCGGGTCATGTATTTCAAAACACTTCTGACTGATGAGTGGATAAACCCAACaagatttcatttatttttacgcCTGCAGATGAACGGTTcggataacggatggatggacaatgacATTACCGGAACAGGTGATATTGATGTTGATATCGACTGTGGGATTTTTCGAAGTGTAAATTAATAATCTCCCTGAAAGTGActtcaagtttttaaaaaatatgacagAAAATTGGACCACTTTATCTCATTGAGAAACCATTTCATTACCAAACAGGCATTGCATTTAGTTTCGGAGAACTGAATGGTAACATTCAGTGTTTAATATATCAGTGTTTAATATATTATCCACTGCACATTATaactatgatttaaaaaaaaaatctagttgaTTTAATTCAACTGAACAACTTGTTCAACTATAATTCTTTGAAATGTAATAAACCTACCCTTAATATTCAAATAAATGCCGCCTTTTCGAATGATCGCTCCATTAAATTAAGATCCGAATGTATCTCTTCAAAATGCAAGTATAGGAGTGAAATAAATAACTTGGTTTTATTTTGCAAGGGAATCATTCAATCCTTCTTATGACTGACATTTAAAGTCTTGCAGAGTGAAATTGAGACGCAttgaatgatttcaaattgaaaCATCTTTCAATAAATGCCATGATTATCATTTCTAATCATCAACGTTGTCGCTCTTAATGAACACATTTGATTTCCGCTTTCAACAATCAACAAGACATCATGATGGATGTTTCTTGATAGTCATTGACGCCTCCAAACATTAGCTACAGTTCCTGGCTCAGGTTTGCTGGGGGTCTTCACTCGCACATGTGGCTGGGCAGGTGCTCGTGCTCGGGGTTCCATGGCGACCGGGCAAAACACTCTGCGGCCTTTCTGTCGCACTCGCAAATAAACATCTCACATTCGTCGTTTTTGCCTGGGTGAGAAAATAGACATTGGCCATTTTACGGTTTTCatgatgcaaaacaaacaccgaTCAATATTCGGATGCTGGGATGCTAAAAATCTGAATTCATAGGGGGAACTCGATCCATGTTGCTGTACTCACTGTCACAGGTGACCTTCCTCTGCTCCTTATCGCAGCTGTAGTGATAGAGCTCCGTGTAAGGGTTgtcaaagatcggccaacaATTGGGATGCTGCATAGCGTCGCTATAACACTGGTCATGCACTTCACAGCACCTGCCAAGGTAAGACAACATGTGAGGCAGACGGTTTAAATAAATTGTCCGAATTTGAAGTGGAAATAAGGTTGGACCTATCCAGCTCATCCACAGGTGTGCCCGAGCCACCCTTTCCACAAAAGCAGCCATAGTCAGCATAGTCCAAGACGGGCCAGCTATCAGGCATCACACACAGGATCATATTTCTGAACTGGTTAAGAGCCTTGTAATCCAGGGATTGAGCTGCAGGACATAACAAGACCCAACAAGCCTGGTCACGGTGTCCTCATTGACGTCCAGGATTAAACAACAAACCGCACAGCAGGCTCGCAGCGACTTACCAACGGAGAGGCTTAAAGCCAAGAGAACCAAAGTGTTGAGGGTGTTCATCCTGAGAGCCTCGAGCTCAGTGGTAGCGGTGCAATCACTCTCGCATCAGAGCCTCTTTATATAGTCCGGGACCTTGTTATCTGCAACGCCAGCTGTTCATACTGTACAGGGTCGCACGCTTCTCAATGCACAGAGTTCAACGTACATATGGGGAGATGGTGACTCTCCCGCCGAGTGAACCCCCTGAACTCGTTCAAATGCGTTTGGTCTTGAGGTGTTCAGCAGTACAGAGAAACACCTCTACAACgtaacctacatgggtgaaaataccccctagtgtgaaaaaatattcatgcattaacacaattCCCATTTTCCTACCcccccatacaaaaaaaaaccctgttacGTTATactaaatctttttctctgctgttTCCTCGCcaagagattcactacaacgaagtctaatccaacctctactgcttcgttcggaaatggcaacagcaaccaccacactggtttatctttattggccaagtatgtagaacacacaaggaatttgtctccggtataacactctgcattagtatcatcgtaaacaaggacatgacaaataggtatgcaaggacatttcgtaatgtaagtgagacaatgtgcaaagtatcaagcagagctaaagtgatcagtggtagaatacaatatgatgacagtttgtacagttggtgcaaaaaatcattgaaccattttagagtgaccagtagcagtatttggagtacaagaagagtgactgtcagtgactgttgagggagttaatggctagagggaagcagctgtttaagtgtctgctagatttggtgcgcatggatctgtagcggcttcctgaggggagtagctggaaaaggtggtgggcagggtgcgggggatccaggaggattttccgtgcccttgtcttgattcttgcagtgtgcaagtcctcgagtgggtagggcggtaccaatgattttttccgccatcctaactgtccgttgaagtcggattttgtccttttttgtggcagccccaaaccaaacagtgatggaagaacacaggattgattcaatgactgccgtgtagaactgtcgtagcacctcctgtggcaggccatgcttcctcagcagcctcaggaagtacatcctctgctgggcctttttcaggatggagatggtgttgacttcccacttcatgtcctgggacacTGTGATTCCcatgaacttgaaggtctcgacggttgacacagggcagttggacagggtgaggggcaactgtggagaagaatgtttcctgaagtccacgatcatctctacagtcttgagcgtgctcagcccgaggttgtgtcagctgcaccagagctccagctgctccacttgttggcggtacacagactcgtcgccgtctttgatgagaccgatgaccgtggtttACACGGCTCTGAGGTTCCTGAACGCAGCATACTCAAAGCatgaccgagcatcatcctggcctctgaTTGGCAAAGAGGGACCTCAttatctatgtgtgtagatactgaagctagatccaTGGAAGATAGAGAGGAATGCacccgattagctgctcagagtaaat
Protein-coding regions in this window:
- the LOC127590848 gene encoding phospholipase A2, minor isoenzyme-like; amino-acid sequence: MNTLNTLVLLALSLSVAQSLDYKALNQFRNMILCVMPDSWPVLDYADYGCFCGKGGSGTPVDELDRCCEVHDQCYSDAMQHPNCWPIFDNPYTELYHYSCDKEQRKVTCDSKNDECEMFICECDRKAAECFARSPWNPEHEHLPSHMCE